The following proteins are encoded in a genomic region of Maribacter hydrothermalis:
- a CDS encoding OmpP1/FadL family transporter, with translation MKINHLIFTLLGLLLIITHEITAQSEALTSSPYSLYGLGVINQTSIGKFNSLGYSGIGIKSPYELNNLNPANYALIPQNSFLYDIGITGEINNYSNSTTSEGKSNINFSNLAFGFRIMENLGAGITLVPYSDVGYSILGISTNVEGSNESFESSITGLGGLNDIRFNLGYAIINKLRLGLSTSFLFGSIEENEAFIYNAASFESTEKTNYSGVRLGFGLQWDVTDNITLGSTIQLPTRLNGNLKRSVDKSLYGTDITVEDETTDNVSDFKLPLELGFGLSLKPIDEITLSADFKKNFWTNTNQSENIGKYVDQDIYAFGLEYLKDPKSYKYGQRISYRLGYNYDNGYLAIGDNKVSGYNITTGIGIPTSRGTHSMINLSYSYGSKGILQNILIKENYHLITLNMSLEDLWFVKRKVY, from the coding sequence ATGAAGATTAACCATTTGATTTTTACTTTATTAGGATTATTATTAATTATCACACATGAAATTACCGCCCAATCGGAAGCTTTAACAAGTTCTCCTTACTCTTTATATGGCCTAGGCGTAATTAACCAAACAAGTATAGGTAAATTTAATAGTCTTGGTTACAGCGGTATTGGTATAAAATCACCCTATGAGCTAAACAATTTAAATCCCGCCAACTACGCCTTAATTCCACAGAACTCCTTTTTGTATGACATAGGGATAACAGGTGAAATTAACAACTATAGCAACTCTACTACATCAGAAGGAAAATCTAATATAAATTTTTCTAACCTAGCTTTTGGATTTAGAATAATGGAGAATTTAGGTGCTGGTATTACACTTGTTCCGTATAGTGATGTTGGCTATTCTATTCTTGGAATTAGCACCAATGTTGAAGGGTCTAACGAATCTTTTGAAAGTAGTATAACCGGTTTAGGTGGTTTAAACGATATCCGTTTTAATTTAGGTTATGCTATAATAAATAAATTAAGATTAGGACTTAGCACATCTTTTCTATTTGGTAGTATAGAAGAAAATGAAGCATTTATATACAATGCCGCTTCGTTTGAGTCCACTGAAAAAACCAATTACAGTGGTGTTAGATTGGGGTTTGGACTTCAATGGGACGTTACCGATAATATTACTCTAGGTAGTACTATACAATTACCTACCAGATTAAATGGCAACTTAAAAAGGTCTGTAGACAAGTCGCTCTATGGAACAGATATCACTGTCGAAGACGAAACCACCGATAACGTTTCTGATTTTAAATTACCGCTAGAGCTAGGGTTTGGACTTAGTTTAAAACCAATAGATGAGATTACCTTAAGCGCAGATTTCAAGAAAAACTTTTGGACAAACACAAATCAATCGGAGAATATAGGAAAATATGTAGATCAAGATATTTATGCATTTGGTCTAGAATACCTAAAAGACCCTAAAAGTTATAAATATGGGCAGAGAATTAGCTATCGACTAGGGTATAACTATGATAATGGATATTTAGCCATTGGCGATAATAAAGTCAGCGGATATAATATAACTACAGGTATTGGAATACCTACCAGTAGAGGCACACACTCTATGATAAACTTATCTTACAGTTACGGCTCTAAGGGCATTTTACAGAACATTTTAATTAAGGAAAATTATCATCTAATTACCTTAAACATGAGTCTGGAAGACTTATGGTTTGTAAAGCGAAAAGTGTATTAA
- the rpsA gene encoding 30S ribosomal protein S1: MAEEKTNAEVEETTEATQKAVETPQQDPQEFLENFNWEKYEQGIERVDDSKLKEFEQLVAENFVDTADAEVVEGKVVYITDREAIIDINAKSEGVISLNEFRYNPGLKVGDKVEVLIDIREDKSGQLVLSHRKARTIMAWDRVNAAHDKEEIVSGFVKCRTKGGMIVDVFGIEAFLPGSQIDVKPIRDYDQYVNKTMEFKVVKINHEFKNVVVSHKALIEADIEEQKKEIISQLEKGQVLEGVVKNITSYGVFIDLGGVDGLVHITDLSWSRINHPNEVVELDQKLNVVILDFDENKSRIQLGLKQLEKHPWEALSDEIKIGDKVKGKVVVIADYGAFIEVVEGVEGLIHVSEMSWSTHLRSAQDFVNVGDEVEAVVLTLDREDRKMSLGIKQLTPDPWTDITTKYPVGSKHKGIVRNFTNFGVFVELEEGIDGLIYISDLSWTKKIKHPSEFTNVGDTLEVEVLELDVDGRKLSLGHKQTTENPWDKYETEFALDTVHTATITDVVDKGATIEFNEDIVAFIPQRHLEKEDGKKLGKGDEAEFKIIEFNKDFKRVVASHTAIFREEEQRNVKAAVKRQSASADEAKPTLGDANDALQALKDKMEAADSKKKK; encoded by the coding sequence ATGGCTGAAGAAAAAACAAACGCAGAGGTAGAAGAAACTACTGAAGCAACACAAAAAGCTGTAGAAACTCCACAGCAAGATCCACAAGAATTTTTAGAGAATTTTAATTGGGAAAAATACGAGCAAGGAATTGAGCGTGTTGACGATTCTAAATTGAAAGAATTTGAACAATTAGTGGCAGAAAATTTCGTTGACACTGCAGATGCTGAAGTTGTTGAAGGAAAGGTAGTTTATATTACTGATAGAGAGGCTATTATTGATATCAACGCAAAATCTGAAGGTGTAATTTCGTTGAACGAATTTCGTTACAACCCAGGTTTAAAAGTTGGTGACAAGGTAGAAGTATTGATTGATATTCGTGAGGATAAAAGTGGTCAATTGGTATTATCTCACAGAAAAGCGAGAACTATTATGGCTTGGGACCGTGTAAATGCGGCGCATGACAAAGAAGAAATCGTTAGTGGTTTTGTTAAGTGCAGAACTAAAGGTGGTATGATCGTTGACGTATTTGGTATTGAAGCTTTCTTACCAGGTTCTCAAATTGACGTTAAGCCTATTCGTGACTACGATCAGTATGTTAACAAAACAATGGAATTTAAGGTTGTAAAAATCAACCACGAATTTAAAAACGTTGTTGTTTCTCATAAAGCGCTTATTGAAGCAGATATTGAAGAACAGAAAAAAGAAATCATTAGCCAATTAGAAAAAGGACAAGTATTAGAAGGTGTTGTTAAAAACATTACTTCTTACGGTGTGTTTATTGATCTTGGTGGTGTTGATGGTTTAGTACACATTACTGACCTTTCTTGGAGTAGAATCAACCACCCGAACGAGGTTGTTGAGCTTGACCAGAAATTAAATGTTGTAATTCTTGATTTTGATGAAAACAAATCTAGAATTCAATTAGGTCTTAAGCAATTGGAGAAGCACCCTTGGGAAGCTTTATCCGATGAAATTAAGATTGGTGATAAAGTAAAAGGTAAAGTAGTTGTAATAGCTGATTATGGCGCATTCATTGAAGTTGTTGAAGGTGTTGAAGGTCTTATCCACGTATCTGAAATGTCTTGGTCTACGCACTTGCGTTCAGCACAAGATTTCGTAAATGTTGGTGATGAGGTTGAAGCGGTTGTATTGACATTGGATCGTGAAGATCGTAAAATGTCTCTTGGTATCAAGCAATTGACTCCAGACCCTTGGACAGATATTACTACGAAATATCCTGTTGGTTCTAAGCATAAAGGTATTGTAAGAAACTTTACGAACTTTGGTGTTTTTGTTGAGCTAGAAGAAGGTATTGACGGTTTAATATACATCTCTGATCTTTCTTGGACTAAGAAAATCAAGCATCCATCTGAATTTACAAATGTAGGTGATACTTTAGAAGTTGAAGTATTGGAATTAGATGTTGACGGTCGTAAGTTGAGCTTAGGTCATAAGCAAACAACTGAAAACCCTTGGGATAAGTATGAAACTGAATTTGCTTTAGATACGGTACATACCGCTACAATTACTGATGTTGTTGATAAAGGAGCTACAATTGAATTTAACGAGGATATTGTTGCATTTATACCGCAACGTCATTTAGAAAAAGAAGATGGTAAAAAACTAGGTAAAGGCGATGAAGCAGAATTCAAGATTATTGAGTTCAATAAAGACTTCAAACGTGTAGTAGCTAGTCATACCGCTATTTTCCGTGAAGAGGAGCAACGTAATGTTAAGGCAGCAGTCAAAAGACAATCTGCTAGTGCAGATGAAGCTAAGCCTACATTAGGTGATGCTAACGATGCTTTACAGGCGTTGAAGGATAAAATGGAAGCAGCTGATTCTAAAAAGAAGAAGTAA
- a CDS encoding LysM peptidoglycan-binding domain-containing protein, translated as MSVKAKYQGVLDLGEQLGIKDGNVTVEGDILKVKGQAKTPYEKDLIWDKIKQLGGESPSDIKANITVEDDSVYHRHVVKGGESLSKIAKHYYGDAMKYKAIFEANTGILKNPDVIHPDQVLVIPNK; from the coding sequence ATGAGTGTTAAAGCGAAATATCAAGGGGTTTTAGATCTTGGTGAGCAATTAGGTATAAAAGACGGTAATGTTACTGTTGAAGGAGATATTCTTAAAGTTAAGGGACAAGCAAAAACACCTTATGAAAAAGACCTTATTTGGGACAAAATTAAACAACTAGGCGGCGAAAGTCCTTCTGACATTAAAGCTAACATTACAGTTGAAGATGATTCTGTATATCACAGACACGTTGTCAAAGGCGGCGAGTCTTTAAGTAAAATAGCTAAACACTATTACGGTGATGCTATGAAATATAAAGCAATTTTTGAGGCTAACACTGGTATATTGAAAAATCCAGATGTTATTCACCCAGACCAAGTTTTGGTTATTCCAAACAAATAG
- the cmk gene encoding (d)CMP kinase codes for MKKIIIAIDGFSSTGKSTLAKQLAKKLHYVYVDTGAMYRAITLFAMRQGFIADDEIDEISLTESLGEIELKFIFNEDLGFAEMFLNDENVEKEIRTMSVSKNVSQVAVLEAVRKKLVSMQQAMGVEKGIVMDGRDIGTVVFPEAELKIFMTASPEKRAVRRYKELLDRGEDVKYVDILENVQKRDFIDSNRAISPLKRADDAIEFDNSDLGLEDQFQRIYEHSLRVIEKQA; via the coding sequence ATGAAAAAGATTATAATCGCTATTGACGGATTTTCCTCTACTGGTAAAAGTACTTTAGCTAAGCAATTAGCTAAAAAGTTACATTATGTTTACGTAGATACTGGTGCTATGTATCGCGCGATTACATTGTTTGCTATGAGACAGGGTTTTATAGCTGATGATGAAATTGATGAAATTTCATTGACTGAATCCTTAGGAGAAATTGAATTGAAATTTATTTTTAATGAAGATTTAGGGTTCGCCGAAATGTTTTTAAATGATGAAAATGTTGAGAAGGAAATTAGAACCATGTCCGTTTCAAAAAATGTGAGTCAGGTTGCTGTTTTGGAGGCGGTTAGAAAAAAATTGGTGTCCATGCAGCAGGCCATGGGTGTTGAAAAAGGAATTGTTATGGATGGTAGAGATATCGGTACTGTAGTTTTTCCTGAAGCTGAACTTAAAATTTTTATGACAGCTTCACCTGAAAAAAGAGCAGTAAGAAGATATAAAGAATTATTAGATAGGGGGGAGGATGTTAAGTACGTTGATATTTTAGAAAACGTACAAAAAAGAGACTTTATAGATAGTAACCGGGCAATTTCTCCTTTAAAAAGAGCTGATGATGCCATTGAATTTGATAATAGTGATTTAGGACTAGAAGATCAGTTTCAAAGAATCTATGAACATTCGCTTAGGGTTATTGAGAAGCAAGCATAA
- the lon gene encoding endopeptidase La: protein MGDSKFSNFDNMSLQGIDQDSELIPLLTPEDEEQMNSETLPETLPILPLRNTVLFPGVVIPITAGRDKSIRLIKDANNGSKVIGVVSQKDEETENPDVKDINTLGTVARILRVLQMPDGNTTVIIQGKKRFEIAEVLTKKPYITATVRETKEERPKKNDKEFLAIIESIKELALKIIRDNPNIPSEASFAIKNIQSDSFLINFVSSNLNLDVKAKQELLEIGSLQDRALATLKYMNVEMQKLELKNDIQSKVRNDLDQQQREYFLHQQMKTIQEELGGVSYDEELEEMKVKSKKKKWGKKVKEHFNKELAKMQRMNPQVAEYSIQRNYLDLMLDLPWKLFSKDKFDLKRAQRILDRDHYGLEDVKKRIIEYLAVLKLRNDMKSPILCLYGPPGVGKTSLGKSIAEALGREYVRMSLGGLRDEAEIRGHRKTYIGAMPGRIIQSLKKAGTSNPVFILDEIDKLSNSNQGDPSSAMLEVLDPEQNSDFHDNFLELGYDLSKVMFVATANNLGSIQPALRDRMEIIHVSGYTIEEKVEIAKKHLLPKQLTEHGLDSSHLKIGKPQLEKIVEGYTRESGVRSLEKQIAKMVRYAAKSIATEEEYEVKVNNEIVIEVLGAPKMERDKYENNEVAGVVTGLAWTSVGGDILFIESILSKGKGTMTITGNLGKVMKESATIAMEYIKSNAERFSIDSTVFENYNVHIHVPEGATPKDGPSAGITMLTSLVSLFTQKRIKKSLAMTGEITLRGKVLPVGGIKEKILAAKRARIKEIILCADNERDVKEIKESYLKGLTFHYVKEMSEVIDIAITGTKVKNAKTL, encoded by the coding sequence ATGGGAGATTCTAAATTTTCAAATTTTGACAATATGTCTTTACAAGGGATTGATCAGGATTCTGAGTTGATACCACTATTAACTCCTGAGGACGAAGAGCAAATGAATAGTGAAACGTTACCAGAAACGTTACCAATTTTGCCTTTAAGAAATACAGTGCTTTTCCCTGGTGTAGTAATTCCTATTACGGCGGGCAGGGATAAGAGTATTCGCTTAATTAAAGACGCCAATAATGGCTCTAAAGTAATTGGTGTAGTTTCTCAGAAAGATGAAGAAACTGAAAACCCAGATGTTAAGGATATAAACACTTTGGGTACGGTAGCAAGAATATTACGTGTGCTTCAAATGCCTGATGGTAATACTACAGTTATTATACAGGGAAAGAAACGATTTGAGATTGCAGAGGTTTTGACTAAAAAACCATACATAACAGCTACGGTTAGGGAAACCAAAGAGGAAAGGCCAAAGAAAAATGATAAAGAATTTTTGGCCATCATAGAATCCATAAAAGAGTTGGCTCTTAAAATAATAAGAGATAATCCTAATATACCTAGTGAGGCTTCATTTGCTATCAAGAATATTCAAAGTGATTCCTTTCTTATAAATTTTGTGTCCTCTAATCTAAACTTAGATGTAAAGGCAAAACAGGAATTACTGGAAATTGGTAGTTTGCAAGATAGAGCGTTGGCAACATTAAAATATATGAATGTTGAAATGCAAAAATTAGAGCTTAAGAATGATATTCAATCTAAAGTTAGAAATGACTTAGACCAACAACAGCGGGAGTACTTTCTTCATCAACAGATGAAAACAATTCAAGAAGAGCTTGGTGGTGTATCCTATGATGAAGAGTTGGAGGAAATGAAAGTTAAATCCAAAAAGAAAAAATGGGGCAAAAAGGTTAAGGAACATTTTAATAAAGAATTGGCTAAAATGCAACGAATGAATCCACAAGTTGCTGAGTATTCCATTCAAAGAAATTACTTGGACCTAATGCTGGATTTACCTTGGAAATTATTTTCAAAAGATAAATTCGATTTAAAACGTGCCCAAAGAATTTTAGATAGGGATCATTATGGTTTAGAAGATGTAAAGAAAAGAATCATTGAATATCTAGCAGTATTAAAGCTGCGAAATGATATGAAATCGCCTATTTTGTGTTTATACGGACCTCCGGGTGTTGGTAAAACATCTTTAGGTAAATCCATTGCAGAAGCTTTAGGGAGAGAGTATGTGCGTATGTCTTTAGGAGGTTTGCGTGATGAGGCCGAGATTAGAGGGCATCGTAAAACTTATATTGGTGCTATGCCAGGTAGAATTATACAAAGTCTTAAAAAAGCGGGGACTTCAAACCCTGTTTTTATATTGGATGAGATAGATAAATTATCAAACAGTAATCAGGGTGATCCTTCTTCGGCCATGTTAGAAGTATTAGATCCTGAACAGAATAGTGATTTCCATGATAATTTTTTGGAATTGGGATATGATTTATCTAAGGTTATGTTTGTTGCAACGGCCAATAATTTAGGGAGTATACAACCAGCGCTTAGAGACCGTATGGAAATTATACATGTAAGCGGTTATACCATTGAGGAAAAAGTAGAAATTGCAAAGAAACATCTTTTACCAAAACAGCTTACGGAGCATGGTTTAGACTCAAGTCATCTAAAAATAGGAAAACCTCAATTAGAGAAAATTGTTGAAGGGTATACTCGGGAATCTGGTGTACGTTCTTTAGAAAAGCAAATTGCAAAAATGGTTCGTTATGCTGCGAAATCTATTGCAACTGAAGAAGAATATGAGGTTAAGGTTAACAATGAAATTGTTATAGAAGTATTGGGAGCTCCAAAAATGGAACGAGACAAATATGAGAATAATGAAGTAGCAGGCGTTGTTACGGGTCTAGCATGGACAAGCGTTGGCGGTGATATTTTATTTATAGAGTCAATACTGTCTAAAGGTAAGGGGACAATGACAATTACCGGAAACTTGGGAAAAGTAATGAAAGAGTCCGCAACCATTGCCATGGAATATATAAAATCTAATGCAGAACGATTTAGTATAGATTCTACGGTATTTGAAAATTATAATGTGCATATTCATGTACCAGAAGGTGCCACTCCAAAAGATGGTCCTAGTGCAGGTATTACCATGTTAACATCTTTAGTTTCTTTATTTACACAAAAGCGTATTAAAAAGAGTCTGGCTATGACAGGTGAAATTACCTTGCGTGGTAAAGTTTTACCGGTAGGTGGCATAAAAGAGAAAATTCTTGCAGCTAAAAGAGCACGTATAAAAGAAATCATTCTTTGTGCCGATAATGAGCGTGATGTTAAGGAAATAAAAGAGTCTTATCTAAAAGGGTTAACTTTTCATTATGTAAAAGAAATGTCAGAAGTAATTGATATTGCTATTACAGGTACAAAGGTGAAAAACGCTAAAACGCTTTAA